Proteins from a genomic interval of Zingiber officinale cultivar Zhangliang chromosome 2A, Zo_v1.1, whole genome shotgun sequence:
- the LOC122040614 gene encoding ubiquitin C-terminal hydrolase 12-like isoform X4, protein MTMMTPPPLEQEDEEMLVPHRELTEGPQPMEVLSAETVSASENQQVEDPPTLKYRWTIENFSRLNTKKLYSDIFHVVGYKWRVLIFPKGNNVDHLSLYLDVADSATLPYGWSRYAQFSLAVVNQIHGKYTIRKDTQHQFNGRESDWGFTSFMSLSELYDPSRGYLVNDTCVIEAEVTVRKVVDYWSYDSKKETGYVGLKNQGATCYMNSLLQTLYHIPYFRKAVYHMPTTENDMPSGSIPLALQSLFYKLQYSDNSVATKELTKSFGWDTYDSFMQHDVQELNRVLCEKLEDKMKGTVVEGTIQHLFEGHHMNYIECINVDYKSTRKESFYDLQLDVKGCRDVYASFDKYVEVERLEGDNKYQAENHGLQDAKKGVLFIDFPPVLQLQLKRFEYDFMRDTMVKINDRYEFPLQLDLDKDNGKYLSPDADRRVRNLYTLHSVLVHSGGVHGGHYYAFIRPTLSHLWFKFDDEKVTKEDAKKALEEQYGGEEELPQTNPGLNNTTFKFTKYSNAYMLVYIRESDKEKIMCDVDEKDIAEHLRIRLKKEQEEKEHKKKEKAEAHLYTIIKVARNEDLMEQIGKEIFFDLVDHDKVRAFRIQKQLPFNHFKEEVFKEFGIPVQFQRFWLWAKRQNHTYRPNRPLTPQEETQSVGQLREVSNKTHNAELKLFLEVEIGPDLHFLPPPSKTKEEILLFFKLYDPEKEDLKFVGRLFVKSLGKPTEVFSKLIEMAEFPPNEEIDLYEEIKFEPTVMCEHIDKRISFKSSQLEDGDIICYQKSLTSTNRNQFRYPDVPSFLEYVRNRQVVFFRALEKPKEEDFSLELSKLFTYDDVVERVARQLGVDDPSKIRLSSHNCYSQQPKPQPIKYRGVDHLVDMLVHYNQTSDILYYEILDIPLPELQGLKTLKVAFHHAIKEEVVIHIIRLPKNSTVADVINDLKTKVELSRPDAEVRLLEVFYHKIYKIFPPGEKIENINDQYWTLRAEEIPEEEKSLGLHDRLIHVYHFTRDSNQNQMQVQNFGEPFFLVIKEGETLTDIKIRIQKKLQVPDDEFSKWKFAFISLGRPEYLQDSDIVSNRFQRRDIYGAWEQYLGLEHSDTAPKKAYTTNQNRHTFEKPVKIYN, encoded by the exons ATGACTATGATGACGCCGCCCCCTCTCGAA caggaggacgagGAGATGTTGGTCCCGCATCGGGAGTTAACGGAGGGACCCCAGCCGATGGAAG TTTTATCAGCTGAGACAGTCAGTGCTTCAGAAAACCAGCAGGTGGAGGATCCTCCTACGTTAAAATACAGGTGGACAATTGAAAACTTCTCCAGGTTGAATACCAAGAAACTTTATTCTGACATTTTCCATGTCGTGGGGTATAAATG GCGGGTGCTAATTTTTCCCAAGGGAAATAATGTAGACCACTTGTCTTTATACCTTGATGTTGCTGATTCAGCTACTTTGCCATATGGTTGGAGTAGATATGCTCAGTTCTCACTTGCAGTTGTCAATCAAATTCATGGAAAGTACACAATAAGAAAAG ATACACAACACCAATTTAATGGGCGAGAAAGTGATTGGGGTTTCACTTCGTTTATGTCTCTAAGTGAACTCTATGATCCAAGTAGAGGATATCTAGTCAATGATACATGTGTAATTGAAGCTGAAGTTACTGTACGTAAAGTTGTAGATTACTGGAGTTATGATTCAAAAAAGGAAACCGGCTATGTTGGTTTAAAAAACCAAGGAGCTACTTGTTACATGAATTCTCTCCTTCAGACTTTGTATCATATTCCATACTTCAGAAAG GCTGTTTATCATATGCCAACGACAGAGAATGATATGCCATCAGGGAGCATTCCCTTGGCACTGCAGAGTCTGTTCTATAAGCTTCAGTACAGTGACAACAGCGTTGCCACGAAGGAATTGACAAAATCTTTTGGTTGGGATACATATGATTCTTTTATGCAACATGATGTGCAAGAACTTAATAGGGTTCTTTGTGAAAAGTTGGAAGACAAGATGAAG GGAACTGTGGTTGAGGGCACAATCCAGCATTTATTTGAAGGACATCACATGAATTATATTGAATGCATTAATGTCGACTATAAATCCACTCGAAAAGAGTCATTCTATG ATTTACAGCTGGATGTAAAGGGTTGCCGAGATGTTTATGCTTCATTTGATAAATATGTTGAAGTAGAGCGGCTTGAAGGGGATAATAAATATCAAGCTGAAAACCATGGGTTACAG GATGCTAAGAAAGGTGTTCTATTCATTGACTTCCCCCCAGTTTTGCAACTCCAGCTTAAACgttttgaatatgatttcatGCGAGATACAATGGTGAAG ATAAATGATCGTTACGAGTTTCCACTTCAGTTGGACCTTGATAAAGATAATGGTAAATATCTTTCTCCTGATGCAGACAGGAGGGTTCGAAATCTCTATACTCTTCACAG TGTTCTTGTTCACAGTGGCGGGGTGCACGGTGGACATTATTATGCTTTCATCCGGCCAACTCTATCACATCTGTG GTTTAAGTTTGATGATGAGAAAGTAACAAAGGAAGATGCTAAAAAGGCACTCGAGGAGCAGTATGGTGGTGAAGAGGAG TTACCTCAGACAAATCCAGGCTTGAACAATACAACTTTTAAATTTACAAAGTATTCCAATGCTTATATGCTTGTGTACATTCGTGAAAGTGACAAGGAGAAAATTATGTGTGATGTTGATGAGAAAGACATTGCAGAACACCTCAGA ATTAGGTtgaagaaggaacaagaagagaaggagcaCAAGAAGAAAGAGAAAGCTGAGGCTCATCTGTATACTATCATAAAG GTAGCTCGGAATGAGGATTTGATGGAACAGATCGGAAAGGAaatattttttgatcttgtagacCATGACAAAGTTCGAGCCTTTCGCATCCAAAAGCAGTTGCCATTCAATCATTTTAAG GAGGAGGTGTTCAAAGAATTTGGTATTCCAGTTCAGTTTCAGCGGTTCTGGTTGTGGGCCAAGCGACAAAACCATACATATCGGCCCAATCGGCCTTTGACACCCCAGGAGGAAACACAGTCT GTTGGACAGCTTAGGGAGGTTTCAAATAAGACTCATAATGCTGAATTGAAGCTGTTCTTGGAAGTAGAAATTGGACCG GACCTTCACTTTCTTCCTCCACCATCGAAAACCAAGGAGGAGATATTACTTTTCTTCAAGCTATATGATCCTGAAAAAGAAGATCTGAA ATTTGTAGGAAGACTATTCGTGAAGTCTCTGGGAAAGCCAACTgaagttttctcaaaattgatTGAAATGGCTGAATTTCCTCCAAATGAAGAAATTGATCTTTATGAG GAAATAAAGTTCGAACCAACTGTCATGTGTGAGCATATTGACAAGCGGATATCTTTCAAATCAAGCCAG CTTGAAGATGGAGATATCATTTGCTATCAAAAATCTTTAACATCAACAAATAGAAACCAGTTTCGGTATCCTGATGTTCCTTCCTTCTTGGAGTATGTTCGCAACCGCCAG GTTGTTTTTTTTCGGGCTttggagaagccaaaggaggagGATTTTTCCTTGGAATT ATCTAAACTTTTCACATATGACGATGTTGTTGAAAGGGTTGCACGTCAACTTGGTGTAGATGATCCATCAAAAATTCGTCTTTCATCTCATAACTGCTATTCTCAGCAGCCTAAACCACAACCCATTAAGTACCGGGGTGTGGACCACCTTGTAGACATGCTTGTTCATTATAACCAG ACTTCTGACATTTTGTACTATGAGATATTGGATATTCCTCTGCCCGAATTGCAAGGTTTAAAAACTCTGAAAGTAGCATTCCATCATGCCATAAAGGAAGAG GTGGTAATTCACATCATCAGACTTCCTAAGAATAGCACCGTAGCTGATGTAATCAATGACCTAAAGACCAAG GTTGAGCTCTCTCGTCCTGATGCTGAAGTCAGATTACTTGAGGTTTTCTATCACAAGATCTACAAG ATATTTCCACCAGGTGAGAAAATTGAAAACATTAATGATCAGTACTGGACTTTACGTGCAGAGGAG ATTCCGGAGGAAGAGAAAAGCCTTGGCCTTCATGATCGCTTGATTCATGTCTATCACTTTACTAGAGATTCTAATCAGAACCAAATG CAAGTTCAGAATTTTGGAGAGCCTTTCTTCCTTGTTATTAAGGAAGGTGAGACTTTAACCGATATCAAAATACGCATTCAGAAGAAACTGCAAGTTCCCGATGATGAATTTTCAAAG TGGAAGTTTGCTTTTATATCACTTGGACGTCCTGAATACCTCCAGGATTCAGACATTGTATCCAATAGATTTCAG AGAAGAGATATTTATGGAGCCTGGGAGCAGTATCTTGGTTTAGAGCATTCCGACACTGCTCC
- the LOC122040614 gene encoding ubiquitin C-terminal hydrolase 12-like isoform X2: MDLGSNLRARARVCLQQQEDEEMLVPHRELTEGPQPMEAETVSASENQQVEDPPTLKYRWTIENFSRLNTKKLYSDIFHVVGYKWRVLIFPKGNNVDHLSLYLDVADSATLPYGWSRYAQFSLAVVNQIHGKYTIRKDTQHQFNGRESDWGFTSFMSLSELYDPSRGYLVNDTCVIEAEVTVRKVVDYWSYDSKKETGYVGLKNQGATCYMNSLLQTLYHIPYFRKAVYHMPTTENDMPSGSIPLALQSLFYKLQYSDNSVATKELTKSFGWDTYDSFMQHDVQELNRVLCEKLEDKMKGTVVEGTIQHLFEGHHMNYIECINVDYKSTRKESFYDLQLDVKGCRDVYASFDKYVEVERLEGDNKYQAENHGLQDAKKGVLFIDFPPVLQLQLKRFEYDFMRDTMVKINDRYEFPLQLDLDKDNGKYLSPDADRRVRNLYTLHSVLVHSGGVHGGHYYAFIRPTLSHLWFKFDDEKVTKEDAKKALEEQYGGEEELPQTNPGLNNTTFKFTKYSNAYMLVYIRESDKEKIMCDVDEKDIAEHLRIRLKKEQEEKEHKKKEKAEAHLYTIIKVARNEDLMEQIGKEIFFDLVDHDKVRAFRIQKQLPFNHFKEEVFKEFGIPVQFQRFWLWAKRQNHTYRPNRPLTPQEETQSVGQLREVSNKTHNAELKLFLEVEIGPDLHFLPPPSKTKEEILLFFKLYDPEKEDLKFVGRLFVKSLGKPTEVFSKLIEMAEFPPNEEIDLYEEIKFEPTVMCEHIDKRISFKSSQLEDGDIICYQKSLTSTNRNQFRYPDVPSFLEYVRNRQVVFFRALEKPKEEDFSLELSKLFTYDDVVERVARQLGVDDPSKIRLSSHNCYSQQPKPQPIKYRGVDHLVDMLVHYNQTSDILYYEILDIPLPELQGLKTLKVAFHHAIKEEVVIHIIRLPKNSTVADVINDLKTKVELSRPDAEVRLLEVFYHKIYKIFPPGEKIENINDQYWTLRAEEIPEEEKSLGLHDRLIHVYHFTRDSNQNQMQVQNFGEPFFLVIKEGETLTDIKIRIQKKLQVPDDEFSKWKFAFISLGRPEYLQDSDIVSNRFQRRDIYGAWEQYLGLEHSDTAPKKAYTTNQNRHTFEKPVKIYN, encoded by the exons ATGGATCTGGGCTCTAATTTGCGCGCGCGTGCGCGTGTGTGTTtgcagcagcaggaggacgagGAGATGTTGGTCCCGCATCGGGAGTTAACGGAGGGACCCCAGCCGATGGAAG CTGAGACAGTCAGTGCTTCAGAAAACCAGCAGGTGGAGGATCCTCCTACGTTAAAATACAGGTGGACAATTGAAAACTTCTCCAGGTTGAATACCAAGAAACTTTATTCTGACATTTTCCATGTCGTGGGGTATAAATG GCGGGTGCTAATTTTTCCCAAGGGAAATAATGTAGACCACTTGTCTTTATACCTTGATGTTGCTGATTCAGCTACTTTGCCATATGGTTGGAGTAGATATGCTCAGTTCTCACTTGCAGTTGTCAATCAAATTCATGGAAAGTACACAATAAGAAAAG ATACACAACACCAATTTAATGGGCGAGAAAGTGATTGGGGTTTCACTTCGTTTATGTCTCTAAGTGAACTCTATGATCCAAGTAGAGGATATCTAGTCAATGATACATGTGTAATTGAAGCTGAAGTTACTGTACGTAAAGTTGTAGATTACTGGAGTTATGATTCAAAAAAGGAAACCGGCTATGTTGGTTTAAAAAACCAAGGAGCTACTTGTTACATGAATTCTCTCCTTCAGACTTTGTATCATATTCCATACTTCAGAAAG GCTGTTTATCATATGCCAACGACAGAGAATGATATGCCATCAGGGAGCATTCCCTTGGCACTGCAGAGTCTGTTCTATAAGCTTCAGTACAGTGACAACAGCGTTGCCACGAAGGAATTGACAAAATCTTTTGGTTGGGATACATATGATTCTTTTATGCAACATGATGTGCAAGAACTTAATAGGGTTCTTTGTGAAAAGTTGGAAGACAAGATGAAG GGAACTGTGGTTGAGGGCACAATCCAGCATTTATTTGAAGGACATCACATGAATTATATTGAATGCATTAATGTCGACTATAAATCCACTCGAAAAGAGTCATTCTATG ATTTACAGCTGGATGTAAAGGGTTGCCGAGATGTTTATGCTTCATTTGATAAATATGTTGAAGTAGAGCGGCTTGAAGGGGATAATAAATATCAAGCTGAAAACCATGGGTTACAG GATGCTAAGAAAGGTGTTCTATTCATTGACTTCCCCCCAGTTTTGCAACTCCAGCTTAAACgttttgaatatgatttcatGCGAGATACAATGGTGAAG ATAAATGATCGTTACGAGTTTCCACTTCAGTTGGACCTTGATAAAGATAATGGTAAATATCTTTCTCCTGATGCAGACAGGAGGGTTCGAAATCTCTATACTCTTCACAG TGTTCTTGTTCACAGTGGCGGGGTGCACGGTGGACATTATTATGCTTTCATCCGGCCAACTCTATCACATCTGTG GTTTAAGTTTGATGATGAGAAAGTAACAAAGGAAGATGCTAAAAAGGCACTCGAGGAGCAGTATGGTGGTGAAGAGGAG TTACCTCAGACAAATCCAGGCTTGAACAATACAACTTTTAAATTTACAAAGTATTCCAATGCTTATATGCTTGTGTACATTCGTGAAAGTGACAAGGAGAAAATTATGTGTGATGTTGATGAGAAAGACATTGCAGAACACCTCAGA ATTAGGTtgaagaaggaacaagaagagaaggagcaCAAGAAGAAAGAGAAAGCTGAGGCTCATCTGTATACTATCATAAAG GTAGCTCGGAATGAGGATTTGATGGAACAGATCGGAAAGGAaatattttttgatcttgtagacCATGACAAAGTTCGAGCCTTTCGCATCCAAAAGCAGTTGCCATTCAATCATTTTAAG GAGGAGGTGTTCAAAGAATTTGGTATTCCAGTTCAGTTTCAGCGGTTCTGGTTGTGGGCCAAGCGACAAAACCATACATATCGGCCCAATCGGCCTTTGACACCCCAGGAGGAAACACAGTCT GTTGGACAGCTTAGGGAGGTTTCAAATAAGACTCATAATGCTGAATTGAAGCTGTTCTTGGAAGTAGAAATTGGACCG GACCTTCACTTTCTTCCTCCACCATCGAAAACCAAGGAGGAGATATTACTTTTCTTCAAGCTATATGATCCTGAAAAAGAAGATCTGAA ATTTGTAGGAAGACTATTCGTGAAGTCTCTGGGAAAGCCAACTgaagttttctcaaaattgatTGAAATGGCTGAATTTCCTCCAAATGAAGAAATTGATCTTTATGAG GAAATAAAGTTCGAACCAACTGTCATGTGTGAGCATATTGACAAGCGGATATCTTTCAAATCAAGCCAG CTTGAAGATGGAGATATCATTTGCTATCAAAAATCTTTAACATCAACAAATAGAAACCAGTTTCGGTATCCTGATGTTCCTTCCTTCTTGGAGTATGTTCGCAACCGCCAG GTTGTTTTTTTTCGGGCTttggagaagccaaaggaggagGATTTTTCCTTGGAATT ATCTAAACTTTTCACATATGACGATGTTGTTGAAAGGGTTGCACGTCAACTTGGTGTAGATGATCCATCAAAAATTCGTCTTTCATCTCATAACTGCTATTCTCAGCAGCCTAAACCACAACCCATTAAGTACCGGGGTGTGGACCACCTTGTAGACATGCTTGTTCATTATAACCAG ACTTCTGACATTTTGTACTATGAGATATTGGATATTCCTCTGCCCGAATTGCAAGGTTTAAAAACTCTGAAAGTAGCATTCCATCATGCCATAAAGGAAGAG GTGGTAATTCACATCATCAGACTTCCTAAGAATAGCACCGTAGCTGATGTAATCAATGACCTAAAGACCAAG GTTGAGCTCTCTCGTCCTGATGCTGAAGTCAGATTACTTGAGGTTTTCTATCACAAGATCTACAAG ATATTTCCACCAGGTGAGAAAATTGAAAACATTAATGATCAGTACTGGACTTTACGTGCAGAGGAG ATTCCGGAGGAAGAGAAAAGCCTTGGCCTTCATGATCGCTTGATTCATGTCTATCACTTTACTAGAGATTCTAATCAGAACCAAATG CAAGTTCAGAATTTTGGAGAGCCTTTCTTCCTTGTTATTAAGGAAGGTGAGACTTTAACCGATATCAAAATACGCATTCAGAAGAAACTGCAAGTTCCCGATGATGAATTTTCAAAG TGGAAGTTTGCTTTTATATCACTTGGACGTCCTGAATACCTCCAGGATTCAGACATTGTATCCAATAGATTTCAG AGAAGAGATATTTATGGAGCCTGGGAGCAGTATCTTGGTTTAGAGCATTCCGACACTGCTCC
- the LOC122040614 gene encoding ubiquitin C-terminal hydrolase 12-like isoform X3: MTMMTPPPLEQQEDEEMLVPHRELTEGPQPMEVLSAETVSASENQQVEDPPTLKYRWTIENFSRLNTKKLYSDIFHVVGYKWRVLIFPKGNNVDHLSLYLDVADSATLPYGWSRYAQFSLAVVNQIHGKYTIRKDTQHQFNGRESDWGFTSFMSLSELYDPSRGYLVNDTCVIEAEVTVRKVVDYWSYDSKKETGYVGLKNQGATCYMNSLLQTLYHIPYFRKAVYHMPTTENDMPSGSIPLALQSLFYKLQYSDNSVATKELTKSFGWDTYDSFMQHDVQELNRVLCEKLEDKMKGTVVEGTIQHLFEGHHMNYIECINVDYKSTRKESFYDLQLDVKGCRDVYASFDKYVEVERLEGDNKYQAENHGLQDAKKGVLFIDFPPVLQLQLKRFEYDFMRDTMVKINDRYEFPLQLDLDKDNGKYLSPDADRRVRNLYTLHSVLVHSGGVHGGHYYAFIRPTLSHLWFKFDDEKVTKEDAKKALEEQYGGEEELPQTNPGLNNTTFKFTKYSNAYMLVYIRESDKEKIMCDVDEKDIAEHLRIRLKKEQEEKEHKKKEKAEAHLYTIIKVARNEDLMEQIGKEIFFDLVDHDKVRAFRIQKQLPFNHFKEEVFKEFGIPVQFQRFWLWAKRQNHTYRPNRPLTPQEETQSVGQLREVSNKTHNAELKLFLEVEIGPDLHFLPPPSKTKEEILLFFKLYDPEKEDLKFVGRLFVKSLGKPTEVFSKLIEMAEFPPNEEIDLYEEIKFEPTVMCEHIDKRISFKSSQLEDGDIICYQKSLTSTNRNQFRYPDVPSFLEYVRNRQVVFFRALEKPKEEDFSLELSKLFTYDDVVERVARQLGVDDPSKIRLSSHNCYSQQPKPQPIKYRGVDHLVDMLVHYNQTSDILYYEILDIPLPELQGLKTLKVAFHHAIKEEVVIHIIRLPKNSTVADVINDLKTKVELSRPDAEVRLLEVFYHKIYKIFPPGEKIENINDQYWTLRAEEIPEEEKSLGLHDRLIHVYHFTRDSNQNQMQVQNFGEPFFLVIKEGETLTDIKIRIQKKLQVPDDEFSKWKFAFISLGRPEYLQDSDIVSNRFQRRDIYGAWEQYLGLEHSDTAPKKAYTTNQNRHTFEKPVKIYN, encoded by the exons ATGACTATGATGACGCCGCCCCCTCTCGAA cagcaggaggacgagGAGATGTTGGTCCCGCATCGGGAGTTAACGGAGGGACCCCAGCCGATGGAAG TTTTATCAGCTGAGACAGTCAGTGCTTCAGAAAACCAGCAGGTGGAGGATCCTCCTACGTTAAAATACAGGTGGACAATTGAAAACTTCTCCAGGTTGAATACCAAGAAACTTTATTCTGACATTTTCCATGTCGTGGGGTATAAATG GCGGGTGCTAATTTTTCCCAAGGGAAATAATGTAGACCACTTGTCTTTATACCTTGATGTTGCTGATTCAGCTACTTTGCCATATGGTTGGAGTAGATATGCTCAGTTCTCACTTGCAGTTGTCAATCAAATTCATGGAAAGTACACAATAAGAAAAG ATACACAACACCAATTTAATGGGCGAGAAAGTGATTGGGGTTTCACTTCGTTTATGTCTCTAAGTGAACTCTATGATCCAAGTAGAGGATATCTAGTCAATGATACATGTGTAATTGAAGCTGAAGTTACTGTACGTAAAGTTGTAGATTACTGGAGTTATGATTCAAAAAAGGAAACCGGCTATGTTGGTTTAAAAAACCAAGGAGCTACTTGTTACATGAATTCTCTCCTTCAGACTTTGTATCATATTCCATACTTCAGAAAG GCTGTTTATCATATGCCAACGACAGAGAATGATATGCCATCAGGGAGCATTCCCTTGGCACTGCAGAGTCTGTTCTATAAGCTTCAGTACAGTGACAACAGCGTTGCCACGAAGGAATTGACAAAATCTTTTGGTTGGGATACATATGATTCTTTTATGCAACATGATGTGCAAGAACTTAATAGGGTTCTTTGTGAAAAGTTGGAAGACAAGATGAAG GGAACTGTGGTTGAGGGCACAATCCAGCATTTATTTGAAGGACATCACATGAATTATATTGAATGCATTAATGTCGACTATAAATCCACTCGAAAAGAGTCATTCTATG ATTTACAGCTGGATGTAAAGGGTTGCCGAGATGTTTATGCTTCATTTGATAAATATGTTGAAGTAGAGCGGCTTGAAGGGGATAATAAATATCAAGCTGAAAACCATGGGTTACAG GATGCTAAGAAAGGTGTTCTATTCATTGACTTCCCCCCAGTTTTGCAACTCCAGCTTAAACgttttgaatatgatttcatGCGAGATACAATGGTGAAG ATAAATGATCGTTACGAGTTTCCACTTCAGTTGGACCTTGATAAAGATAATGGTAAATATCTTTCTCCTGATGCAGACAGGAGGGTTCGAAATCTCTATACTCTTCACAG TGTTCTTGTTCACAGTGGCGGGGTGCACGGTGGACATTATTATGCTTTCATCCGGCCAACTCTATCACATCTGTG GTTTAAGTTTGATGATGAGAAAGTAACAAAGGAAGATGCTAAAAAGGCACTCGAGGAGCAGTATGGTGGTGAAGAGGAG TTACCTCAGACAAATCCAGGCTTGAACAATACAACTTTTAAATTTACAAAGTATTCCAATGCTTATATGCTTGTGTACATTCGTGAAAGTGACAAGGAGAAAATTATGTGTGATGTTGATGAGAAAGACATTGCAGAACACCTCAGA ATTAGGTtgaagaaggaacaagaagagaaggagcaCAAGAAGAAAGAGAAAGCTGAGGCTCATCTGTATACTATCATAAAG GTAGCTCGGAATGAGGATTTGATGGAACAGATCGGAAAGGAaatattttttgatcttgtagacCATGACAAAGTTCGAGCCTTTCGCATCCAAAAGCAGTTGCCATTCAATCATTTTAAG GAGGAGGTGTTCAAAGAATTTGGTATTCCAGTTCAGTTTCAGCGGTTCTGGTTGTGGGCCAAGCGACAAAACCATACATATCGGCCCAATCGGCCTTTGACACCCCAGGAGGAAACACAGTCT GTTGGACAGCTTAGGGAGGTTTCAAATAAGACTCATAATGCTGAATTGAAGCTGTTCTTGGAAGTAGAAATTGGACCG GACCTTCACTTTCTTCCTCCACCATCGAAAACCAAGGAGGAGATATTACTTTTCTTCAAGCTATATGATCCTGAAAAAGAAGATCTGAA ATTTGTAGGAAGACTATTCGTGAAGTCTCTGGGAAAGCCAACTgaagttttctcaaaattgatTGAAATGGCTGAATTTCCTCCAAATGAAGAAATTGATCTTTATGAG GAAATAAAGTTCGAACCAACTGTCATGTGTGAGCATATTGACAAGCGGATATCTTTCAAATCAAGCCAG CTTGAAGATGGAGATATCATTTGCTATCAAAAATCTTTAACATCAACAAATAGAAACCAGTTTCGGTATCCTGATGTTCCTTCCTTCTTGGAGTATGTTCGCAACCGCCAG GTTGTTTTTTTTCGGGCTttggagaagccaaaggaggagGATTTTTCCTTGGAATT ATCTAAACTTTTCACATATGACGATGTTGTTGAAAGGGTTGCACGTCAACTTGGTGTAGATGATCCATCAAAAATTCGTCTTTCATCTCATAACTGCTATTCTCAGCAGCCTAAACCACAACCCATTAAGTACCGGGGTGTGGACCACCTTGTAGACATGCTTGTTCATTATAACCAG ACTTCTGACATTTTGTACTATGAGATATTGGATATTCCTCTGCCCGAATTGCAAGGTTTAAAAACTCTGAAAGTAGCATTCCATCATGCCATAAAGGAAGAG GTGGTAATTCACATCATCAGACTTCCTAAGAATAGCACCGTAGCTGATGTAATCAATGACCTAAAGACCAAG GTTGAGCTCTCTCGTCCTGATGCTGAAGTCAGATTACTTGAGGTTTTCTATCACAAGATCTACAAG ATATTTCCACCAGGTGAGAAAATTGAAAACATTAATGATCAGTACTGGACTTTACGTGCAGAGGAG ATTCCGGAGGAAGAGAAAAGCCTTGGCCTTCATGATCGCTTGATTCATGTCTATCACTTTACTAGAGATTCTAATCAGAACCAAATG CAAGTTCAGAATTTTGGAGAGCCTTTCTTCCTTGTTATTAAGGAAGGTGAGACTTTAACCGATATCAAAATACGCATTCAGAAGAAACTGCAAGTTCCCGATGATGAATTTTCAAAG TGGAAGTTTGCTTTTATATCACTTGGACGTCCTGAATACCTCCAGGATTCAGACATTGTATCCAATAGATTTCAG AGAAGAGATATTTATGGAGCCTGGGAGCAGTATCTTGGTTTAGAGCATTCCGACACTGCTCC